The following coding sequences are from one Parafrankia discariae window:
- a CDS encoding glycoside hydrolase family protein: MRRVGVTVYDAGERRRTANSAATAFAFGSGVRTHRAGSEAGMPQAPIMRRTPSMLRLLSMALLAVVALVGCVTPVHGGGGGPAPTASAAPGPAAPTGSPSAGPSPAPGPSSAPNPGLTPVPTPSSAPVTTLPGATPSVAAPVPTTPGSTDPPVGTVAKGASTWYFDKIAPSMTDAGVSWFYTWGAAPERIAAPAGVEFVPMIWGPGSVTPQTLATVKANGHTLLGFNEPDLRGQADMPVQTALDLWPQLQATGMRLGSPAPAAGAADPNSWFGQFMVGAAQRGYKVDFIALHWYGGDFDPTRATSQLRSYIQDVYDRYHLPIWLTEYSLMNFSTSPATVPSPEGQAAFVTASTAMLESLPFVERYAWFAFPANPDSRTGLYDESGRPTPAGVAYRAAGR, encoded by the coding sequence ATGCGCAGGGTCGGCGTGACCGTTTACGACGCCGGGGAACGGCGACGCACCGCGAACAGCGCGGCAACCGCGTTCGCGTTCGGGTCCGGGGTGCGGACACATCGGGCGGGTTCGGAAGCCGGCATGCCACAGGCGCCGATCATGCGGCGGACGCCGAGCATGCTCAGGCTGCTGTCGATGGCGTTGCTGGCGGTGGTGGCGCTCGTGGGCTGCGTGACTCCCGTCCATGGCGGAGGAGGTGGCCCCGCGCCGACGGCCAGTGCGGCTCCCGGCCCCGCCGCTCCGACGGGATCGCCATCCGCCGGCCCCAGCCCGGCTCCGGGCCCGAGCTCGGCTCCGAACCCCGGCCTCACCCCGGTTCCGACTCCCAGCTCGGCCCCGGTGACCACCCTGCCGGGGGCCACGCCAAGCGTCGCCGCGCCGGTGCCCACGACCCCCGGGTCGACCGACCCGCCTGTCGGGACGGTCGCGAAGGGCGCGAGCACCTGGTATTTCGACAAGATCGCACCGTCGATGACGGACGCCGGCGTCTCGTGGTTCTACACCTGGGGGGCCGCGCCGGAGCGGATCGCGGCCCCGGCGGGAGTCGAGTTCGTTCCGATGATCTGGGGGCCGGGCTCGGTCACCCCGCAGACCCTCGCGACGGTGAAGGCCAACGGCCACACGCTGCTCGGTTTCAACGAGCCTGACCTCCGCGGCCAGGCGGACATGCCGGTCCAGACCGCGCTCGATCTGTGGCCGCAGCTGCAGGCCACCGGAATGCGCCTGGGCAGCCCGGCGCCCGCTGCCGGCGCCGCGGACCCGAACAGTTGGTTCGGCCAGTTCATGGTCGGTGCGGCCCAACGGGGCTACAAGGTCGACTTCATCGCGCTGCACTGGTACGGCGGCGACTTCGACCCCACCCGGGCGACCAGTCAGCTCCGCTCCTACATCCAGGACGTGTACGACCGATACCACCTGCCGATCTGGCTGACCGAGTACAGCCTGATGAACTTCTCGACCTCCCCCGCGACGGTCCCGAGCCCCGAGGGCCAGGCGGCGTTCGTCACCGCCTCCACCGCGATGCTCGAGAGCCTCCCGTTCGTCGAGCGGTACGCGTGGTTCGCGTTTCCCGCCAATCCCGACAGCCGGACCGGCCTGTATGACGAGTCAGGCCGGCCGACCCCGGCTGGTGTCGCCTATCGAGCGGCCGGCCGCTGA
- a CDS encoding pirin family protein, with amino-acid sequence MADMAQRSKVDIRRADERPKTKIDWLDSKHSFSFGHHYDPSNTHHGLLLVNNDDTVRAGTGFETHPHRDMEIVTWVLRGSLVHQDSTGNSGVIYPGLAQRMSAGRGILHSEKNDSWRLRGGGEPHDEPVHFVQMWVVPDENGIAPGYEQLEIDDELLRGGLVTVASGMERHDGAAAIRIKNRHAALHVARLGVGQSVELPDAPYLHLFVARGEVTLEGAGQLHEGDAVRFTAVGGQRITADEPAEVMVWEMHASLSV; translated from the coding sequence ATGGCCGACATGGCACAGCGGTCGAAGGTCGACATCCGCCGCGCGGACGAGCGCCCCAAGACAAAGATCGACTGGCTTGACTCCAAGCACTCCTTCTCATTCGGCCACCACTACGATCCGTCCAACACCCATCACGGACTGCTTCTGGTCAACAACGACGACACCGTGCGCGCAGGCACGGGCTTCGAGACCCACCCGCACCGTGACATGGAGATCGTCACCTGGGTCCTGCGAGGCTCTCTCGTCCACCAGGACTCGACCGGCAACTCGGGTGTGATCTACCCCGGGCTGGCCCAGCGGATGAGCGCCGGCCGAGGCATCCTGCACTCCGAGAAGAACGACTCGTGGCGGCTGCGCGGTGGCGGCGAGCCGCACGACGAACCCGTCCACTTCGTTCAGATGTGGGTTGTGCCGGACGAGAACGGGATCGCCCCCGGCTACGAACAGCTCGAGATCGACGACGAGTTGCTCCGGGGTGGCCTTGTCACGGTCGCGTCCGGGATGGAACGGCACGACGGCGCCGCCGCCATCCGGATCAAGAACCGGCACGCGGCGCTGCACGTCGCCAGGCTCGGCGTCGGGCAGAGCGTCGAGCTGCCCGACGCGCCTTACCTGCACCTGTTCGTCGCGAGAGGAGAGGTGACGCTCGAAGGCGCGGGGCAGCTGCACGAGGGCGACGCTGTCAGGTTCACCGCGGTGGGCGGTCAGCGGATCACGGCCGACGAGCCCGCCGAGGTCATGGTGTGGGAGATGCACGCCAGCCTGTCCGTCTGA
- a CDS encoding MarR family winged helix-turn-helix transcriptional regulator, with protein MTSQLTVRMNRQLAAEAGISLADYDVLVRLTDTPEGRLRVTKLARELSWEQSRLSHHVARMQRRGLVAREECADDGRGALVVLTERGRAMIEHAAPAHVAFVRERVFDVLTEAQVDALDAIATSVLTRLAADDHPSAT; from the coding sequence ATGACCAGCCAGCTCACCGTGCGTATGAACCGTCAGCTCGCCGCCGAGGCGGGGATCTCGCTTGCCGACTACGACGTTCTTGTCCGGCTCACCGACACCCCCGAGGGGCGGCTGCGGGTGACCAAGCTGGCCAGGGAGCTGTCGTGGGAGCAGAGCAGGCTGTCCCACCACGTCGCCCGGATGCAGCGACGTGGCCTCGTGGCCCGGGAGGAGTGCGCCGACGACGGCCGTGGCGCCCTCGTCGTGCTTACGGAGCGTGGCCGAGCCATGATCGAACACGCGGCTCCCGCTCATGTCGCCTTCGTCCGTGAGCGTGTGTTCGACGTGCTCACGGAAGCCCAGGTCGACGCCCTCGACGCGATCGCCACCTCAGTACTGACGCGACTCGCCGCGGATGACCACCCCTCCGCCACCTGA
- a CDS encoding FAD-dependent oxidoreductase, with protein MTPDAADPVFDVCVVGAGPAGMMLGLLLARDGLRTCVLEKHADFLRDFRGDTVHPSTLDLLDSIGLGERVRDLPGRRVTELSFTFADGTYQIADFSRLRVRHPYVYFVPQWDLLEMLARAGADLPAFTLLREHEVTGLVRDGDRVVGVEARTAQGRRIVRARLTVGADGRGSVVRASLGLPLRRFGAPMDVLWFRLPRRASDGDGLGGLVGPGRMLIRIDRGSYWQAAYLIRKNGFEAVRAQGLDRLRQNVATLAPELADRVDGIRSWEDVRLLTVQINRVRRWHAPGALLVGDAAHAMSPVGGVGINLAIQDAVAAARILRAPLRTGQGTATAPSARYLAAVQRRRTPPTVLTQLAQRAVQRGLLRPTLEAGGRPVTPPLPVRLIARLPAAQHALAHAVGVGLRPESPGQQPRPARSRGTVAVE; from the coding sequence ATGACGCCTGACGCCGCGGACCCCGTGTTCGACGTGTGTGTGGTGGGCGCAGGCCCGGCCGGGATGATGCTCGGTCTGTTGCTCGCCCGGGATGGACTCAGGACCTGCGTGTTGGAGAAGCACGCCGATTTCCTGCGCGACTTCCGCGGTGACACCGTGCACCCGTCCACGCTCGATCTGCTGGACTCGATCGGCCTTGGCGAACGCGTGCGCGACCTGCCCGGACGCCGGGTCACCGAGCTGAGTTTCACCTTCGCCGACGGGACCTACCAGATCGCCGACTTCTCCCGGCTGCGGGTGCGGCATCCCTACGTGTACTTCGTCCCGCAGTGGGATCTGCTGGAGATGCTCGCGCGGGCCGGCGCCGACCTTCCAGCCTTCACGCTGCTGCGTGAGCATGAGGTGACCGGCCTTGTCCGGGATGGCGATCGGGTGGTGGGCGTCGAGGCCCGGACCGCCCAGGGCCGCCGGATCGTACGGGCGCGACTCACGGTCGGCGCCGACGGCCGCGGATCCGTCGTCCGCGCGTCGCTCGGCCTGCCGCTGCGGCGTTTCGGCGCCCCGATGGACGTGCTGTGGTTCCGGCTCCCCCGCCGGGCGAGTGACGGGGATGGCCTCGGCGGCCTGGTCGGCCCAGGACGGATGCTGATCCGCATCGACCGGGGCAGCTACTGGCAGGCCGCCTACCTGATCCGCAAAAACGGGTTCGAGGCCGTCCGCGCGCAGGGGCTCGACCGCCTTCGCCAGAACGTCGCGACGCTTGCTCCTGAGCTCGCCGACCGAGTCGACGGGATCAGGAGCTGGGAGGACGTCCGTCTGCTCACGGTGCAGATCAACCGGGTGCGGCGCTGGCACGCTCCCGGCGCACTTCTCGTCGGGGACGCTGCCCACGCGATGTCGCCTGTCGGCGGGGTCGGCATCAATCTGGCGATCCAGGACGCGGTCGCGGCGGCACGCATCCTGCGTGCACCCCTTCGCACCGGCCAGGGCACCGCAACGGCGCCATCGGCCAGGTACCTGGCCGCGGTGCAGCGGCGCCGTACACCACCGACCGTCCTCACCCAGCTCGCGCAGCGGGCGGTGCAACGAGGACTGCTGCGCCCGACGTTGGAGGCCGGCGGCAGGCCCGTCACGCCGCCCCTGCCGGTCCGGCTCATCGCCCGGCTGCCGGCCGCCCAGCACGCACTCGCGCATGCGGTCGGTGTCGGCCTCCGCCCCGAATCACCCGGCCAGCAGCCGAGGCCGGCCCGCAGCCGCGGAACCGTGGCGGTCGAGTGA